From Erinaceus europaeus chromosome 9, mEriEur2.1, whole genome shotgun sequence, one genomic window encodes:
- the LOC103117190 gene encoding vomeronasal type-1 receptor 4-like, translating to MTLGDLAFGTITLFQSAAGILGNIWLLYHCFYIHFAGCKFKPTDLILKHLALANSLLILTKGVPQVVAVFGSNSSYSDFECKLVFYLYRVGRGVSFGATCLLSVFQAFTISSWKPRWMALKVKAYKYIDFFSLLCWILHMLINSIFPIRVVYKWNNKNITKETSVGYCLGISQGKIRDLLLEAIFYLPGCLSLGLMLWASSTMVVILYKHRQRVQHIHQTNLFPRPSLETRAIQRVLILVMSFVTFYALSSFFSIYVALTENPSQSLS from the exons ATGACCTTGGGGGATTTGGCATTTGGAACCATCACCTTGTTCCAGAGCGCAGCTGGAATCTTGGGGAATATCTGGCTTCTTTATCACTGTTTTTATATTCACTTTGcgggatgcaagttcaagcctaCAGACTTGATTCTCAAGCACCTGGCATTAGCAAACTCCTTGCTGATCCTCACCAAAGGAGTCCCCCAGGTGGTAGCAGTATTTGGATCCAACTCTTCCTACAGTGATTTTGAATGCAAACTTGTCTTCTATCTTTACAGAGTAGGCAGGGGTGTGTCGTTTGGGGCCACCTGTCTCCTGAGTGTCTTTCAGGCCTTCACAATCAGCTCCTGGAAGCCCAGGTGGATGGCACTGAAAGTCAAAGCTTACAAGTACATCGACTTCTTCAGCCTCCTGTGCTGGATCCTACACATGCTGATAAACAGCATCTTTCCCATTCGTGTGGTATATAAAtggaacaacaaaaacatcaccaAGGAAACCAGTGTTGGATACTGCCTGGGTATCAGTCAAGGCAAAATCAGAGAtttgctgctggaggccattttctacCTTCCTGGCTGTCTGAGTCTAGGACTCATGCTGTGGGCCAGCAGCACCATGGTTGTGATCCTGTACAAACATAGGCAACGTGTGCAACACATTCACCAGACCAACCTCTTCCCAAGACCCTCTCTGGAGACTAGAGCCATCCAAAGAGTCCTCATTCTTGTGATGAGTTTTGTGACATTTTatgctctctcttctttcttttccatttatgtGGCACTCACTGAAAATCCCAGTCAGTCGCTG TCGTGA
- the LOC103117189 gene encoding interferon-gamma-inducible GTPase 10-like — protein sequence MGQSCSTPPSDTKNYDLASSFGKFFKDICTENKILSQETIALIQSHLSEGNIQDTASVIRDALSDIEKAPIDIAVTGETRAGKFSFINALRGVRPEEEGAAETGVVKTTVERVPYKHPKFPSVTVWDLPGIGTTRFPPHNYLQEMKFQEYDIFFIISAKHFTPNDTQLCVAIKKMRKNFYFVRTNVDSDLDKERVRKCRPLSPEEKKHVLQKIKTDCVTNLQKTKVTNSPVFLVSSFEVSGYDFPDLQTTLLRELPAYKRHIFMLSLPAVVEATMDRKSNSLKQKIWLDALKIRVPDPILAVSYFSPEEVDSLRETLTLYRSYFQLDDASLEQVAKDLHVSMVELKANLKSHCLLPIERLDESLGRMLWRCVPFYLLNGGLIATDACISRKFYLHNYLLDVVVSDAKYLLKKREILRVRQ from the coding sequence ATGGGTCAATCATGTTCCACTCCACCCTCTGACACAAAGAATTATGATCTGGCTTCCAGCTTTGGCAAGTTTTTTAAGGACATCTGTACAGAAAACAAAATCCTCTCTCAGGAAACCATTGCTTTGATTCAGTCCCATCTGTCGGAGGGAAATATTCAGGACACAGCTTCTGTGATCAGGGATGCACTGAGCGATATTGAAAAGGCACCCATAGACATCGCTGTGACTGGGGAAACTAGGGCAGGGAAATTCAGTTTCATCAATGCCCTAAGGGGGGTCAGGCCTGAAGAAGAAGGTGCCGCTGAGACTGGGGTGGTGAAGACAACCGTGGAGAGAGTCCCATACAAACACCCCAAGTTCCCAAGTGTGACGGTATGGGACCTGCCTGGCATTGGAACCACTCGTTTCCCACCACACAATTACCTGCAGGAGATGAAGTTTCAGGAGTATGATATCTTCTTTATCATCTCTGCTAAACACTTCACACCAAATGACACACAGCTGTGTGtagcaatcaaaaagatgaggaAGAATTTCTACTTTGTCCGCACTAATGTAGACAGTGACTTAGACAAGGAGCGAGTGAGAAAATGCAGACCCTTGAGTccggaggaaaaaaaacatgTCCTGCAGAAGATCAAAACTGACTGTGTGACAAATCTACAGAAGACAAAAGTAACCAACTCTCCAGTCTTCTTGGTCTCCAGCTTTGAGGTGTCTGGTTATGATTTCCCTGACCTGCAGACCACCCTGCTGAGAGAGCTTCCAGCTTACAAGCGCCACATCTTCATGCTGTCTCTGCCTGCTGTTGTGGAGGCCACCATGGACCGGAAAAGTAATTCCCTGAAACAGAAGATCTGGCTAGACGCTCTGAAGATTAGAGTACCAGACCCCATCCTAGCTGTGAGTTACTTCAGTCCTGAAGAGGTGGACAGTCTGAGGGAGACATTAACCCTCTACAGGTCTTACTTTCAGTTGGACGACGCTTCTCTGGAACAGGTGGCCAAGGACTTGCATGTGTCCATGGTGGAACTCAAGGCAAACCTCAAGTCTCACTGCTTGCTACCCATTGAGAGGCTTGACGAGTCCTTAGGGAGAATGCTGTGGAGATGTGTGCCTTTCTACCTTTTGAATGGAGGTCTCATTGCCACCGATGCTTGCATTAGTAGAAAATtctatttgcataattatcttcTTGACGTAGTGGTGAGTGATGCTAAATATCTCCTTAAGAAAAGAGAGATTTtgagagtcagacagtag